The following are from one region of the Siniperca chuatsi isolate FFG_IHB_CAS linkage group LG21, ASM2008510v1, whole genome shotgun sequence genome:
- the pih1d1 gene encoding PIH1 domain-containing protein 1, producing MMTDSSLLNSELELQQQEELYQQLLLQTMEKMQTENPDSKIIRPQPGMCVKTLSEPGKQKVFVNICQSNSVPPPPELSREELEELLQSDDPSGYRVPMSLGEPHIEIDNSSQGCTAYDVVINQEFFQKCQEDPLFKQFVILVSLEGLENKYNLELSRDWKVLKNRKFLGSVSEQNIRTKSRPVIQEVQPQESSTATAKRPEFTLLVEPAAGDPEYLIAEIKLPGVPSSRSLVLDVGEDRLVLTARPSLFHLDIFHPFLVDQENSVAQYNNSTQILTVTMPVVSS from the exons ATGATGACAGACTCCTCACTCCTCAACTCTGAGCTGGAGTTACAACAGCAAGAGGAACTGTATCAGCAGCTGCTGTTACAG ACAATGGAGAAGATGCAGACTGAAAATCCAGACTCCAAAATAATCCGACCACAACCTG GCATGTGTGTGAAGACTCTCTCAGAGCCAGGCAAGCAGAAGGTCTTTGTCAACATCTGTCAGTCAAACTCAGTCCCACCACCGCCTGAACTCTCCAGAGAGGAGCTTGAGGAACTGCTCCAATCAGACGATCCCAGCGGCTACAGAGTTCCCATGAGCCTCGGCGAGCCACACATAGAAATAGACAACA gCTCTCAGGGTTGCACAGCGTATGATGTGGTCATCAACCAGGAGTTCTTCCAAAAgtgccag GAGGATCCCTTGTTCAAGCAGTTTGTTATTCTGGTGTCTTTGGAGGGTTTGGAGAACAAATACAATCTGGAGCTAAGTAGAg acTGGAAGGTGCTGAAGAACAGAAAGTTCTTGGGTTCTGTTAGTGAGCAGAACATCCGGACGAAGAGCAGGCCAGTGATTCAAGAGGTCCAGCCTCA GGAGAGCTCCACTGCTACGGCCAAAAG ACCAGAGTTCACTTTGCTTGTGGAGCCTGCTGCTGGTGACCCTGAGTACCTCATTGCAGAAATAAAGCTACCCGGGGTG CCGTCATCTCGCTCTCTGGTTCTGGACGTTGGAGAGGACCGACTGGTGTTGACGGCTCGCCCCTCGCTCTTCCATCTCGACATCTTCCATCCCTTCCTCGTCGACCAGGAGAACAGTGTGGCACAATACAACAACAGCACTCag ATCCTTACTGTCACTATGCCTGTGGTGTCTTCATGA